One Ricinus communis isolate WT05 ecotype wild-type chromosome 1, ASM1957865v1, whole genome shotgun sequence DNA window includes the following coding sequences:
- the LOC107261044 gene encoding uncharacterized protein LOC107261044 isoform X1, giving the protein MVWCRFEKNNIVLVAQLPLDNCIIFEVFLAAPAMPRTQAAAVAIVVQKGQDGVSTQSTPPAPAGDTRRGGRPRAAAQPDQGEAQETQDTGRVPIEAFVAGIIGM; this is encoded by the exons ATGGTGTGGTGCAGATTCGAAAAAAACAATATAGTTTTGGTGGCCCAACTCCCGTTAGATAATTGCataatatttgaagtgtttctagcAG cCCCTGCTATGCCAAGGACTCAAGCGGCTGCAGTAGCAATAGTGGTCCAAAAGGGCCAAGATGGGGTTTCCACTCAGTCGACCCCACCAGCCCCAGCCGGTGATACTAGGAGGGGAGGTAGGCCTCGAGCAGCAGCCCAACCGGATCAGGGCGAGGCTCAGGAGACACAGGATACTGGTAGAGTCCCAATAGAAGCTTTCGTAGCCGGTATAATTGG
- the LOC107261044 gene encoding uncharacterized protein LOC107261044 isoform X2, giving the protein MVWCRFEKNNIVLVAQLPLDNCIIFEVFLAASPTRDVGENWRGVRIMKLGFSAILRLTARLPSASGLFPCYAKDSSGCSSNSGPKGPRWGFHSVDPTSPSR; this is encoded by the exons ATGGTGTGGTGCAGATTCGAAAAAAACAATATAGTTTTGGTGGCCCAACTCCCGTTAGATAATTGCataatatttgaagtgtttctagcAG CCAGCCCCACCCGAGACGTAGGAGAAAACTGGAGAGGCGTTAGaatt atGAAGTTAGGGTTCTCCGCCATCTTGCGCTTGACAGCCCGACTTCCTTCTGCATCGGGCCtatt cCCCTGCTATGCCAAGGACTCAAGCGGCTGCAGTAGCAATAGTGGTCCAAAAGGGCCAAGATGGGGTTTCCACTCAGTCGACCCCACCAGCCCCAGCCGGTGA